The DNA sequence CAATAACGTGTGTTGTGTTGGCAAGGCTGAAATGCCTTGTGGCGTGGTCATCTCGGGATGCCTGCCTCGGAAATGAAACATAATATACATTATCGGCCCCAGTGGTGCCCTCTCACGCCTGGACATTTGGGATGGATTATCGAGGGCCGTTAGTTTGCTACGCCAGGTTGGGTGATGCCAGGTTCGATTTTGCCAGGGTGTCACCATGTGGGTTTACTGAGGCCGCCCCAGCCCATAGCTTAAACGCATCTGCTTCAGCGTTTCGATTCATAGCTCTCAAAAGATTGACGTAGTTTGCATAAAGCGTTTGAACCACAGGATTTGTTCTACCTAGTTCTCTGGTGCGGATGCGAATTGCCTGCAGATAGTATTTCTCGGCAAAGAGAAGCTTTTTCTGAGCATGGTAAAGCATGGCTAGATTATTAGCTGCCATACCGACGTCGCGATGATCGGGACCTTTCAGTTTTTCGTAAATGGTGAGTACTTCAACGCAAATTGGTTCAGCTTGCTCGTATCTTTTCATGTTGTAGTAAATGCCGGCAAGGTTGTTCAGACAAGAAGCGACCTTTGTATTCTCACCGCCCCAGACGTTTACGACCACATCAAAAGCTCGTTTGCAGAACAATTCGGCTTGCTCATAGCGCCCGAGTGAATAGTAGAGGCTGGCAAGATTATCCAGAGTGAGAGCGAGACGCTCATCATCATTTTGAAAGTCTTTGCATTCGATTAGGGCCGCGAGCCACATCGCCTCGGCCTGGCTGTAATTGCCGTTCTTCGCGGCCAGTTCAGCGCTCTTTTTGTAATGCCACCAATCGCGAGTTCCGAATGTCAGTTGCAAGGTCGTCTCACCGGCCTGTTGTGGTGGTCGTACTGTCTTGAACTGACCAGAATCTCTCGGGTCAACATCACGTACTAATTGTCCAAAGCTCTGTTTGAATTCGATGGAATCTGTCACCGCGGTGCAAAGATTGGGGGTATATGCATTAACCATCAGGCATGCTCCGTAGTAAAAGAAAATTGGGGGCGTGGGCTAGATTAGCAATCTATAATTTATTTGTGGCAAAAACGTGGCGGAATTCAAAGTAAGCCCCGGAAAAAATCCTGTGCGCCAATGAGTTCCAGCCGCATCCTGGATGAGAAGCAAGTTTCCACTCGGTAGTGGCGAAATCAGATTAAGCTTTGGCGGTAGGTGCTCCTAGTCGCATAGAACTGTCGACAATACGACAAGTAGTACATTCGTGTATTTATAAATAACCAAAGTCGACATGTGTACAAGATCA is a window from the Candidatus Melainabacteria bacterium genome containing:
- a CDS encoding tetratricopeptide repeat protein, whose protein sequence is MVNAYTPNLCTAVTDSIEFKQSFGQLVRDVDPRDSGQFKTVRPPQQAGETTLQLTFGTRDWWHYKKSAELAAKNGNYSQAEAMWLAALIECKDFQNDDERLALTLDNLASLYYSLGRYEQAELFCKRAFDVVVNVWGGENTKVASCLNNLAGIYYNMKRYEQAEPICVEVLTIYEKLKGPDHRDVGMAANNLAMLYHAQKKLLFAEKYYLQAIRIRTRELGRTNPVVQTLYANYVNLLRAMNRNAEADAFKLWAGAASVNPHGDTLAKSNLASPNLA